A genome region from Gossypium hirsutum isolate 1008001.06 chromosome A04, Gossypium_hirsutum_v2.1, whole genome shotgun sequence includes the following:
- the LOC107948822 gene encoding ras-related protein RABE1c, with amino-acid sequence MAAPPARARADYDYLIKLLLIGDSGVGKSCLLLRFSDGSFTTSFITTIGIDFKIRTIELDGKRIKLQIWDTAGQERFRTITTAYYRGAMGILLVYDVTDESSFNNIRNWIRNIEQHASDNVNKILVGNKADMDESKRAVPTSKGQALADEYGIKFFETSAKTNLNVEEVFFSIARDIKQRLADTDSNAEPQTIKINQADQAGGAAANAQKSGCCG; translated from the exons ATGGCTGCTCCACCTGCAAGAGCTCGAGCTGATTACGACTACCTCATCAAGCTCCTTTTAATCGGCGACAGCG GTGTGGGTAAGAGTTGCCTCCTTTTGCGTTTCTCAGATGGCTCATTTACTACTAGTTTTATCACGACAATTGG AATTGACTTTAAGATAAGGACTATAGAGCTTGATGGAAAAAGGATCAAACTGCAAATTTGGGATACTGCTGGGCAAGAGCGGTTTCGAACAATTACAACCG CTTACTACCGTGGAGCCATGGGTATTCTGCTCGTGTATGATGTGACTGATGAGTCATCTTTCAATA ACATTAGAAATTGGATTCGTAATATTGAACAGCATGCTTCGGACAATGTCAACAAGATTCTGGTTGGTAATAAGGCTGACATGGATGAAAGCAAAAGg GCCGTCCCTACCTCAAAGGGCCAAGCTCTTGCTGATGAATATGGCATCAAGTTCTTTGAGACT AGTGCAAAAACAAACTTAAACGTTGAGGAGGTTTTCTTTTCAATAGCGCGGGATATTAAGCAAAGACTTGCTGATACTGACTCGAACGCTGAG CCACAGACAATTAAAATCAACCAAGCAGACCAGGCAGGAGGGGCTGCAGCAAATGCTCAAAAATCAGGATGCTGCGGGTGA